The following DNA comes from Anastrepha obliqua isolate idAnaObli1 chromosome 1, idAnaObli1_1.0, whole genome shotgun sequence.
attttttttttttttcgaagtaaatgcctacaatttgaaagcgttgttctggcggtAAACAATTCCTGATGACTTACCAAACCTTAGTGAAtagaaatatcaacacagtttgtcattcacagctgtcaaaccatagttgtcCAACCAATATTGGATTGGTCGATTAGTACCAACCAAGGCGTATCTACCATATACAAAGTGGTATCATTAGGAGAGCTGATTAATTCGCCTTGGGCGAATTGGCACTTCTGTCAAAAATTTGTGCCAAGGCGAATTcgctttgtttacatatttctttGTTTCTACATTGTTATGTATGTCCACCTTCAGTTAAAAACGATGTTCAACAAAATGAACAAGGTTTATGcgtaagtattttaaaaagttgtttacGAGTATGCAATATTTTTGTCTTATGTGTTTCAATTTATGCTTCAGATCTTGGTATGGTAAATGCATATGCTGCGGAAGGCGATGTGCTTTTTTTCCTACATTAACTGGTCATTGAAACGATGGAGAACTATACTTTTTTCTGAtaaatcaaaattcaacttGAAATACTCAAACGGAATGAGAAGAGTTCGCCGCCCAAAAAATAAACGTTTAGATCCTCGATACTGCAAAGGTACGGTTAAGCATGGCGGAGGTGGTATTATGGTGTGGGGTGGTTTTTCTGGGTTTGGTGTTGGATCTCTCCATTTAATAGATTGAATTATGGATAGGtttgtacacaaaaaaaatatatatgccacTTCCGTGGTCGTTCCAACAAGACAACGACCCAAAGCACTCCTCGAAGTTGGTAGCAAATTGGATCGcatcaaaaaaaatcaatgtgCTCGAGTGGCCCGCACAATCTCCGGACCTCAATCCAATTGAGAACCTATGGGAGATACTCAATAGGAGGATAGACAGGCAAGGAGTAAATATGGACAAAAATAAGCTATTTGAAGCTGCCAAACAAGCCTGGTTGGATATTCCACTCGACGTTATCAACAATCTAATAGCTTCCATGCCCACAAGACGTagtgaagttataaaaaataatggtatgctataaaatatttgttaattattgCTATTCCAATATGTTTCGCTCTGAATATCGtatatggtttggtttttaatgcatataattttatgaagtaaactatttgttaagttttttatgCATTCAAGAAATAAATCTAACTAATTTAACTGTCAACAGTaacatgggtgccgatacgcgagtgggccgcctgtttgtttgatgacaggaggtaccttgttttgtcctcgttcaccaccagacccagtCGCTtcgcctctttatccagtttggataaCGCAAAAACAGCGAGGTtcttaaggccgatgatgtcgatatcatcggcatacgccaacaattgtacgctcttataaaaaattgtgcctgagcgattaagttctgcagctTGTACGatactctccaacatcaggttaaagaagtcacacaacagcgagtcaccctgtctgaaacctcgtttggtatcaaacggctcggagaggtccttcccaattctgacggcgctactggtgttgagcaacgtcatcttgcatagccttattagttttgcggggataccaaattcagacatcgcggcatacaggtaactccttttcgtactgtcgaatgctgctttgaaatcgacgaaaagatggtgtgtgtcgattctcctttcatgggtcttttccaaatttggcgtattgtgaatatttggtcgatggtagactttctaAGTCTAAAGCGtcacggtgggcttcagcctttcacacaatacgctcgctataaccttataggtgatatttagaagtggcgggtcccaaacccagcgcacaaccagctatcctggaatgtttggCCTtatcactttagctcactcccgaacgggtgttcggaatctacccagaggatacttgggctaatcccaggagttgtgagctgcttgaaccatatgcagaagaatcgtccgggccactcccaagtgaatgacgatcagtaactttccccacttgcgtggacttctacatattgAACCATCCCTCCCGtgacagtcagttctacgtaACCGAAAAGACCCGAATTTGTATGCGATAAAGGGTCATTTTAGCAGCATTCTCCATagatgtatggggaatgtttatgctgctacaacaagaaAGAATTGTTTTCCATTATACTGCAGTAAGAGAAAGGGGAAATGTGTATTATGATTCTGAGTGTTCGTGTGTAAAGGTATAAGTAAATAACACACACCGTttcgattctacgttaccggaacggcccgaatttactatatatccggccaaggactgtccaaAGACTaactccagcagcactccccgtacatgtatggggaatatttttgctgctacaacaacaaaatacaaatcACCATAGCAAGTTACACGACTGATCTTTAGTctttcccatgacagtcggttctacgtgaCCGTAACGGCCCGGATTTAAATtggccaaggattgtcacttcaacagcattccTCGTAAACGagtatgcacggggaatgttatactgctacagcaacaacaacaactgatcTTTAgtcgttcccatgacagtcggttctacgtggCTGTAACGGCCCGGATTTAAattggccaaggactgtcactacaGCAGCATCCTCCGTccatgtttatgctgctacaacaactgaACTTTAGTATAACTCTATTATGAACTGTTTGTTTAAATGGTTATCCAACCCAAGAACGTGTAATTTGACTTTTTCTATTGGGATATTATATAGTAGTTAGTATATGCAAATCGGCCAATTGCCTCAACTTTAACATAATCCTCGGAACGTGTCATTGTGCGAAGCCATACATTTTGGTGAATATGGGGCTTTCAAATTATAAAGTATTTCGCTAATAGGCGCTTGTTTTACACGTACCGTAGCAGTCCTTCCTTATTAATTTAGAAAtgttatttatttgcatttttaattgcaTGAAATAAGCACACAGAACAAAAGTAAATACTTAACTGCAATAAATATGTTCTAAATTAtgtgaaatatatgtacataggtaatTCATAATGTATTTGTAGCTGTGTACAGGGTTAAAGTTAGCAAAGTAAAGGTTTGCAACTTGAACTAATTACTTAAAATCTAATAATGTTTTGTTATATTCTCAATTTTCCCCGGTAATTGCGTTAAGTAGGGTTAAACAATcaagttttattttagtatatagtTTACCTGTTCCTTAGAGCTTGCCATGCCGCTTCGATGTCAgcataaagatttttttcagaagGTTTCCCGCCACTCATTCCATATCCAGAATAATCATAGCCAAATATGTTACAATTTAGTTGTGACCCAAGAGATATATAGAAGCTACTCATTTGTCCCAAGTCAACTGCATTCCCATGTGAAAAAAGCAAGGTGTACTTTGCGTTTCTACTACATcgcacatatatgcatgtaataAGATTTCCGCGTGATGTCCTTGTGAAGAAAGATTCAACTTTGGATTTATCACGTTCTGAATATTGCCATTCTGCGCGATCAAATAAATGCAAGTTGTACTTCACATTTGAATCGTCAGCAGGTGTCAACTTATATGTGGGTTCCGGTGGTTGGAATGCCAATTTAGCTGCAATTGGTCCAGGACAAGGTGGACAGCAAAACATACAGCACAGTTCACTTATACTAAACATTCCGTTTAAAATTTCCACACGAGtgatatatataaacataaattttttaaatgtttatattCAATCCGTAGTTTGCTTGCCTTACACTTTCAAAACTAAACCAATTGTTTATCCTGCATGACTCATGAATTTACTTTACAACTTGTGGTTAtattatattcgacatacacaAAATAAAccctgaaaaaattatatggcCAGTAACAACTAACAAAAAACTTATCTTGATTATCTAAACCGCAACTATCTTTAACAATACAAGAAAAATAGACTGTGGAATGTCAGATAACGCAGCCATTTACGAAAAGTGGAACTCATTCAATGTTATACCGTCTAATTACTGCTCTAGTACTATGTCTGCACTAGACACAATCTATTACCATTACTATACAATAATCTCATCGAGCAACCCTGTCTTAGGATTCTTAATGACTCTTCGTTTTAGCCCCTGGCCACGCTCCAGCATGCATGTCCAGCAGGCTTTTATGTGTGCGTGTTGGGTGACACTCGTACTTGCTTCGTGtaacacatacttgttgtcggcttttgcatgatgaaaatcaaaaattttaaatattagcgtcaagcacccgacgcgcacacatataagctgcagaACATAcatgcttgagcgtcaccaggAGCTATTTCTCCAAGCGTGagcaagtggcgaatatatAAAGCAACTGTTCTTAAAGACAAGTGCACAATCTATTACCATTACTATTCAATAATTTCTTCGAGCAACCCTGCCTTAGGATTCTTAATGCCTCTTCGTTTCACCAAGCGTgagcaagtggcgaataaat
Coding sequences within:
- the LOC129250270 gene encoding alpha/beta hydrolase domain-containing protein 17B, which produces MFIYITRVEILNGMFSISELCCMFCCPPCPGPIAAKLAFQPPEPTYKLTPADDSNVKYNLHLFDRAEWQYSERDKSKVESFFTRTSRGNLITCIYVRCSRNAKYTLLFSHGNAVDLGQMSSFYISLGSQLNCNIFGYDYSGYGMSGGKPSEKNLYADIEAAWQALRNRFNISPETIILYGQSIGTVPTVDLATKHEVGAVILHSPLMSGLRVVFRNTKRTWFFDAFPSIDKVSKVKSPVLVIHGTDDEVIDFSHGIGIYERCPKAVEPLWVEGAGHNDVELHSQYFERLKKFLTVELVK